DNA from Verrucomicrobiota bacterium:
AAAAACGTTGCTCAGACGAAGGCGGCGGATCCTTGACGCGGAGAATGCCGAGATGGGCCAGGCGCTCCAGTTCAGTGGCGACGGACTCAGTTGCGTTTTCGATTGCTGATGCTTGAACTTGCTTCCGGCGGTCGTCACCGAGTTGAAGCCAGTTAAATGACAATGTGTCGCCTGCCCAACATTGATGACACCGGAGACATTCAGCGCGACCGAGAAAACGCCAGCGGATTTCACGTCGTCCACCTGGCGCGCCGGGGTCCGTCATCGCGAATACATCGTTGGTGCCCTCGGCGGGGACGAGTTCTGCGTCGGTCTGTTCCTTGTTCCAGCGAAACGTGTAGGCGTTCCACGCCTGACCCTCGAAATGCAAGAGTTGCGTTTCAATTCGCCGCGCGCTTACGGGTTTGCCGCGTTCCTGTTCCAGCGTGAGCGTGCGCGTAAAGACGGTGTTGGATGGCCAGTCCCACATTTTTCCGGCGATGGTCTGGCGGCCATCGGCGGTGACGATGACATTCGTGCCTGGCACCGCGACGAGCCGCTCCGCGCCGGCGTAATCACTCCACATTTCCGCTGCTGGTCGATACGCGACGACGCCGGGCGCAGGCGTGAGCTTCGCGGCATCACTGAACACGCCCGTCTCGCTCAAGCGGCGCGGGAAAGCGACATTCGCGGGAGGTGCAGTATTTGGCGTAAGCGCATAAAGGCCGCCGTGGTAATCAAGGATGAGCAATTCACCGGTGGCGTCTTCGGTGAATGAGACGGGCTGCAACGTGGTGTCGCAAAGTTCCTCAACCGACTCAAGTTTGTCACCTTGGTTGCGCAGCGCCCAGAATTTGCCCGTCTCCCAATCGCCGTAGATGTAAGCGCCGCGCAGCTTCGGCAATCTGGTTCCACGATAGAATCGCCCGCCCGTGATGCTCGCAGCCTCGCTGTGAGGATGCGCGATCATCGGTGGCAGGATGGGTCCTGGTCCCTGTCTTTCATCCGTCCGCACGCGAGTATTGGGTCCTTCAGTGATGCTCCAACCGTAATTTCCGCCGCGTTTCACACGGTAAATCATCTCCCACTGGTCCCAGCCAACATCGCCAACCCACAGCGCGCCGTCGGGGGCGAAACTCATGCGCCACGGATTGCGCAACCCAAACGCCCACACTTCGGGCCGCGCGCCCGGCGTCGTGCGAAACGGATTATCTTGCGGGATGGAATACGCATTCGTTCCGTCGGAACGGTCCGCGTCGATGCGCAGGATGCTGGACAGCAAGTCACTGATGTCCTGACCGGTCTTGCGTTTGCCGTCGGGCGGGTCGGGATCATCGCCGTCGCCCGTGGAGATGTAGAGGAAGCCATCCGGCCCGAACGCCAGCGTGCAACCGTTGTGGCCGCCGCTCAACCAGCGAATCATCGGGCGCTCGCTGGCGGGGTCAATCGTGGGCGGGTTGAGGGAGGAAACGGTGAACCGCGAAACATAAGCGCCGTCGGGGCGGCCGCCGGGTTCGTTGTAGTTGATGAGAATAAACCGGTTGGTTGCAAAGCCCGGGTGGAAGGTAAAGCCAAGAATATTCTCGAAAGGCTGATGGTGTTTTTTCAGATCGATCACCAGTTCGGGCTGCGAGCCGTTTGAGCGCGTGTCGAACGACCAGATTCTTCCACCCTGTTCCGCGACGAACAGTCGTGTTGAACCCGGCAGGAAGGCGAAGTCCACAGCGTTTTCGAAATTGATCGACGCGTATAGGCGCTCCACCGAGCAGGGTGCAGGCGGATTGGGAGAGCCGATGACGCGGTTGGATGTCCACGGCTCCCGCGCAACCAGCGCGGGCAGGGCACAGCATGACGCAGCAAAGCCCGCTCCAAATCTCCACCAACAATTCAGCCTGGGTCGCGAAGAGTGAATCATCACGTTGGGGCTATCTCTTCGCCAGTTCGGCTGCGTGTTTTTGGATCTTGCGAATGGCGTCGGCGATCTGGTCCATGTCGTCGCGCGGCCCGAGCAGCATGTTCTGTGTGAACCAAACGGCTTCTTCACAGACCTTGTCGTTTTGCGGACAGTGCTGTGCCTGCTCGAGCCATTCCTTCATCCGCTTCTCGCCATAGATTCTGAGGAAGTGCGGGTTCTTCGCGAGACCTTGGACGTATTCGCCTTTGTTCATCGTGCCGTAGCCACTGGAAGCGGGAACGCCTTCAGCGCTCAGCGCTGCGATGAACTTCGCGCGGTCCAGCCCGGCGAACTGCGCCTTGTCGTAGCGGAACATGAAGAGGTGATAAGCACTGCGCGTGACACCGGCATAAAGCTTTGCGGGTCGGACGCCGGGGATTTGGTTGAGCAGTTTCGTCAGATGATTGGCGTTGTCAGTGCGACGCTGGGTCTGCTGGATGACGCGGGTCATCTGGGCAACGAGCAGGCTGCCCTGAAACTCCGTGAGGCGCAGGTTTGATCCGCGGGTGCCGGAACTTGTGAAATTGACGCCGCCGAGCTGCTTGGCGCGGCCCTGGTTGTGGAAACTCGAGCAGGCCTCGGCGAACTGGTCGTCGTTTGTAAGGATGGCACCGCCTTCGCCGGAATTGAGGTTCTTGCTCGCCTGAAAACTGAAGCAGCCTGCCAGACCCCACGCACCGACTTTGCGCCCGCGCCACTCGGCGAGATGCGCCTGACAGGCGTCCTCGACGACCGGCAATTTATGCTTATTGGCAACCTCGAGAATTTTGTCGAGGTCTGCTGGCGAACCGCCGATATGGACAGGCAGGATCGCCTTGGTTTCCTTCGTGATCGCCGCCTCGATCTTGTCCGCGTCGATCTGGAAACTTTCGAGGTCCGTGTCCACGAAGATGGGCAGCGCGTAGTTCAGCACGATGACGTTGTAGGTCGCGACGAACGTGTATGGCGGGAGGATGACTTCGTCGCCGGGGCCGAGGTCCATTGCGCCGAACGCCGTGTAGAGCGCACTCGTGCCGCACGACGTGGCGACGCAATGTTTCGCGCCGGTCAACTTCGCGTAAGCCTCCTCGAACCGCGCCACGGCTTTGCCGCTGCCGCGATACCAGTGCCCGCTGTGCAACGTGTCGTGCAGCGCCTTTTCCTCGGTTTCGTCATATACCGGCCAACCGGGAAAACCGCCCGGGTGCGCCTTGGCTCCGCCGAGGATGGCGGGTTTGCTGCCCGCCTCCGCGCCGCGGGCGATGTGCGGCAACCCCAACGCCACACCCGCGCCAGCGATTGAAGTGTTGCCGATGAACTGCCGGCGATTCATTTCATTTTTCATCGTCGTTCTCCCGCTGCTCGTGGGTTCATTCAGATATGATGACCGCTTTTCAATCAAACTCAATCCGATCCGCGCGCGAATTCTAATAACCGGATCGTTCCGTGAGGCGCAAAAATATTCGCCGCCTGGCTAACGGACTTTCTCAACCAAACGCGCTACTGCGCCTGCGATTCGCTCTTCGATGTCCGGGCACCAGCGGCTGGCGGGAAGGCCATACACCTCGAACGCTCCCGCCTGATAACCACCCTCCTCCCAAAGCCGGCGCGACGGAACATAAGCCATGACATCATTCGCGTACCCGTTCACCCAAGTGCTCGAACCGTATTCCTTCTTAAAGCGGAGGGCGTAATCCACACAAACCTCGCCACCGAGCGCGATCCAAAGCTGGTCAGTGCCGAGCCTCCAGACTTGGACTGGATATTCGGGATAACCGCGTACGAAAGTTTTGCCGGTGGCCAACTCAGATGACAACCGGCGCGCCCAGCGAGCGCGGTAGTCGGTGCCCTTGCCCAGTGTTTCCAATTCGTCCTTTGTTGGCTGCTGACCGAAGTCCAGCGGGATGAATTCGAACGCTGCGCGAAACCTCGGCGTCACCGGCCGCATCGGTTTTTCGAGGACGACTTCCACTGCGGCGGCGAGATTCTCGCCGAGCTTTTGGCAAAGCTCAACCGTGCCGCGCGGCACGGCACTTTGATCGCTGCCGCAACCCTGGAAGAACATGGCCGCTGCTTCCGGATGTTTTGCTTCGAGCGCGCGTTGCGTCACGCCCGCGTAGTCGGCGGAGTAGAGGTAATTCTGCGTGAGGGCCGAGGTGTGCGCGGCATAACCGAAAACGACGGTGCGCAACTTCCCGTCCGGCGAACGCACGGCGAGAACGGGCACCGCGAAATCCGAAGGACCCTTGGGTGATTCACCACGGCGCAACAGCTCCGCAAGCTTGCCCTCGTCATTCGTGCGGCGGTTCATGGCGAAGGTCGCCTTGCCTTCGCCTGCCCAGAGGGTGGCGGGACGTTTTGAATCGAGGGCCTTGCCGATGGTTTCGAGGATCGTCGTTTCCAGCCAGACCGAATACTTCGCGATGAGCGCCCGCTGCGGGTCGTCGAGCGGATAAATGTCCTGGAGCGCATCTCTGAGCACCGGCCCGGAATGGGTGTGGGAAGTTGCGAATCTGATCTGACTGCGCTTGAGGCCATGAAGCCGATCCAGTTCGCGGCAGAGGTCATCGTAAAGCCACTTCGGAATGCCCACGAGATCAGCGGTGACGAGAACGGCTTTGCCGCCGTCAGACACTTCGAGCGCAAGCACCTTGATCCACAAATCATCCAGCGTGCCCTCGGCCGGTTTGGTGCGCGACGCGAACCCTCCCATCCAAATGAGTTCTTTGGGTGTGATCTTTGCCTGAGCGGTGCCGAAGCTCCAAGTCGCCTTCTCACCCGCGTGGCCCGTGCTCGGGGCCACCATTAGACTGAAAATTAAACCGACAGTGCTGACGTAACGCATAACTTCAATTCGCATTTCGCGAACCGCAGTTTACTTCGGCCAAAGTTTAACGCCAGCGAGTTCGATCAAACAACGCCGGAAGCGAAGGAGCGCGGACCGCCGAGTCCGCGGGGAGCTTGGTTCGGAATTGGAACACGCGGACTCGGCGGTCCGCGCTCCGCACCACTTCACTGCACTCCTACGCGATAAAAATACGGCCCGCGGTTGGTCGCGCTTGCGTCCGTGTAGGTCTTCGTTCCCGCCGCACCCGCGATGTTCGTGGCGATGGATTGGAACGGCGGCGCGTTGCCGAGATTGGTCGCGCGCTCCAGCCAATAGCTTCGTGTGGAAACGCTTTGCCACGTCACGTTCAAGCCGAATGCGGTGTTCGTGGCAGTGACCATCCGGAGCACGGACAGCGCGTTGGTGGGAATCGTGTCCGCCTTCCACTCCCGCCAGTTGTTCATGCCGTCATTGTCGGAATCAGTGAAATCCACAGAACCGTCGGTTGGCAGGCCATGGTGTTGCGCCCAGGCGTAGGAAAGCACCGAGCGTGGCGTTTGAAACTCATAAGCGCCCATGTCCGCCGTGCCCGCTGCGATGCGCGGATTGCCGTCCAACTCGGTGTTGGTCGTGACGTAGCCATTCTTGCCTGCGTTGATGCAGGGGGAATTGGATTGAAGACGCAGATTGCTCCAAACGTTGGTGTCCTCGAACAACGGCTCGTCCGCGATATTGCCTAGGCCGGGAGGCAACGGGGTTGTGCAGGAATAGGTGAGGCTCGAGTATTCGTTGCAGTTCGGGTTGTTCGTAGCGTAATTGTAATAGACAATGGAGTTGTAGATACTGCTTCCCGCCGCTCCACCAGCGGAGAAAGCCGAATTGCCCACCAGCGTACAGTTCACGAGTGTCCCAGAACACGCTCCGCCGCCGTTGCTCGCCGAATTACCAGTCAACGTGCAATTGTTCAGTTGTGCAACTAAGGACGACCCGACAGACACCCCACCGCCACAATCGAAAGCCAAATTGCCGCTCAACGTGCAATTGTTCAGCGTGCCGGAACTTGCCCCGCCACCATTCCTGGCCGAATTGCCGGTCAACGTGCACTTGTCCAAGGTGCAGGAACTCGCTCCGCCACCATCTCCGGCCGAATTGCCGATCAAGGTGCAGTTGGTGAGGTTGCTGTACCTCGCCCCGCCTCCATCTCCGGCCGAATTGCCGGTCAAGGTGCAGTTGTTCAGCCAACTACCATACGAACCACCGCCAGCCATGGCCGAATTGCCGGTCAACGTGCAGCCATTTAGCGTGACATAACACGCCCCGCCCCCAAACGTGGCGTACGAATTACTGCTCAAGGTGCAGTCGGTTAGCGCGCCATAATATGCTCCACCGCCATCCACAAGGACCCAGTTTCCGCTCAACGTGCAGTTACTCAACGTGGCCCAATATGCCCCGCCGCCCCATCCAGCCCAATTACCAATCAGTGCGCAGTTCTTCAGTATGCCAGAATAGGCGCCACCACCAAAGAGATCTGCCGAATTATTAATCAGCGTGCAGTTGGTGACGACACCGCTTGACTCGCACCACACTCCCCCACCGCACCGCTCCGTATTCGGGAAATAAACATTCCGGGTGTAGCCGTTGGTCAGAGTGAACCCGCTCAATATCGCATTCGTTCCTACATACGCGCACCTGATCGCGCCTTCGCTGTACTGGTTAATGCCAGGCGAGGGCTGGCCGGTGATAAACGTCACCAACGGCCCATTCAGGCTCCGCACCAACAGCGGCTTGTCAATCGCCACCCGGTTGGTCATCGCCCCATACACCGCCCGCCCCCCGCTGACATACACGCCGTTGGTGACCACGATTTCGTCTCCGGCGCCGGCCACATCCACCGCATCCTGAATATTCGTCGCCGCCGTCGGCCAATTGGTGTAAGGCGGCGTGGGGCTGGGGCTATTCAATTCCACGTAACGCGTGACGGCGGCGGCGTTCAGGGTGAACATGGCGAGCATCGCCGGAATCGCTTTGCGGAATTGTGCTTTCATGCCTTGCTGCTTGTCAGGCTTGTCAGGTTGGGCTTTTGTAGCACCCGGCTTGAGGTTGTTCAAGGTTGAAGTTGTGGGAATTCGTAGCATCGAACGTGAGTTCGATCCATTTTCCGCTCATCCTTGGCGGTTTGGATTACTGGAGCGTTAACTTGGAAGTTAGAGCGGACTTACGTCCGCTGCTACGACTTACCTCGGCCAGAGCTTTGCACCGGCGAGTTCGATCAGGTCCACTTCGTTGGCCGGTCCTGATGCAATGGGCGCGTTACGGTTCGCTAAATCAATTTCAAAACTGGTCTGATTATTTTTCGCGCGAATAACGAGACTGCCAACCTGTAACGATTTGCCTTTGCAGAAAAGCACGTGCTGAGGTTGCCGGGCGGCATTGAATCGGATGAGGCACAAGTCGCCGTCGAACTGCACGCCGCTTTGCTTTTCGACGAGCAAAGTTTCACCGGAAGCGGACTGGCCCTCGACGTTTCGGGAAAGGAAAACATCCCGGCGTCCGTCTGCGAGTTGTATTCCAACTGCG
Protein-coding regions in this window:
- a CDS encoding DegT/DnrJ/EryC1/StrS family aminotransferase; translation: MKNEMNRRQFIGNTSIAGAGVALGLPHIARGAEAGSKPAILGGAKAHPGGFPGWPVYDETEEKALHDTLHSGHWYRGSGKAVARFEEAYAKLTGAKHCVATSCGTSALYTAFGAMDLGPGDEVILPPYTFVATYNVIVLNYALPIFVDTDLESFQIDADKIEAAITKETKAILPVHIGGSPADLDKILEVANKHKLPVVEDACQAHLAEWRGRKVGAWGLAGCFSFQASKNLNSGEGGAILTNDDQFAEACSSFHNQGRAKQLGGVNFTSSGTRGSNLRLTEFQGSLLVAQMTRVIQQTQRRTDNANHLTKLLNQIPGVRPAKLYAGVTRSAYHLFMFRYDKAQFAGLDRAKFIAALSAEGVPASSGYGTMNKGEYVQGLAKNPHFLRIYGEKRMKEWLEQAQHCPQNDKVCEEAVWFTQNMLLGPRDDMDQIADAIRKIQKHAAELAKR
- a CDS encoding PQQ-dependent sugar dehydrogenase is translated as MDFAFLPGSTRLFVAEQGGRIWSFDTRSNGSQPELVIDLKKHHQPFENILGFTFHPGFATNRFILINYNEPGGRPDGAYVSRFTVSSLNPPTIDPASERPMIRWLSGGHNGCTLAFGPDGFLYISTGDGDDPDPPDGKRKTGQDISDLLSSILRIDADRSDGTNAYSIPQDNPFRTTPGARPEVWAFGLRNPWRMSFAPDGALWVGDVGWDQWEMIYRVKRGGNYGWSITEGPNTRVRTDERQGPGPILPPMIAHPHSEAASITGGRFYRGTRLPKLRGAYIYGDWETGKFWALRNQGDKLESVEELCDTTLQPVSFTEDATGELLILDYHGGLYALTPNTAPPANVAFPRRLSETGVFSDAAKLTPAPGVVAYRPAAEMWSDYAGAERLVAVPGTNVIVTADGRQTIAGKMWDWPSNTVFTRTLTLEQERGKPVSARRIETQLLHFEGQAWNAYTFRWNKEQTDAELVPAEGTNDVFAMTDPGAPGGRREIRWRFLGRAECLRCHQCWAGDTLSFNWLQLGDDRRKQVQASAIENATESVATELERLAHLGILRVKDPPPSSEQRFLVDPYAASQPLDQRARSWLHINCSGCHRFNGGGAVPMFLHYDKPPGEWRALDEKPTRGDSGLIGARIIAPGDPFRSVLVYRISTEGAGHMPHIGSRLVDERGMRLVGDWIRSLPATNTEAVTVKLDTDIDAALKQNDTAQLLATMNGALALANSLTVDSNIRVPRAAFDHTNALVRDLFQRFLPPDQRRQVLGAAINPQTILALRGDATHGQELFAGAAQCSRCHVCRGVGRAFGPELTELSRKYDRAQTLDQVLHPSKVIAPEFKTTMVTLRNGTELTGFVLKRTADELVLRDESLTDHMIRLADVKESRESALSMMPEGLLASLTAQEAADLLAFLVQGGLRETTAK